The genomic window ATCAACTCCGCTTCCCATTCCTCCACCATTAATCGGCAGAGCCATCACAACTTGTGGTTCAACAGCGGACAATTCGCAATTGAGTTTGAACTTACCGCGGACAGGTCCAATGCCAACCTTTACAATAGCTTGAAAACGATTGTCACCTTCTACGTTAAATTCAAGCAAGTCGGGAATACAAGGCCCTACTTTTTGCGGATCTGTAATAAACTCCCAGACTTCTTCACGCGGTAACTCGATCGTATATTCTCCTCCATATTTAAGCATCCATCTTCCTCCTTGAGTAAGAATTCAGTAGATCAGACCTCAGCCGTTGATCATCCAGAGAAAAGCGCAAGTTTACTTCCATTGCAACACCATATAAACTAATTCGAATGCTTTAATTCGTCATGCGTGACTAAGAAATGATTCGGGATCTTTTGCAAAGCGGTTTCGGCAGCCGGAGCAGCAG from Bacillus methanolicus includes these protein-coding regions:
- a CDS encoding SRPBCC family protein, giving the protein MLKYGGEYTIELPREEVWEFITDPQKVGPCIPDLLEFNVEGDNRFQAIVKVGIGPVRGKFKLNCELSAVEPQVVMALPINGGGMGSGVDMKAVVTLSDIDKGTLLKWECDGAISGPIAALGGRLIDNQAKKIIQDVFANLEKAFASV